In Chryseobacterium lactis, a single genomic region encodes these proteins:
- a CDS encoding MBL fold metallo-hydrolase translates to MKIEQIYTGCLAQGAYYISSGGEAAIIDPLRETAPYLEKLEKDGLTLKYIFETHFHADFVSGHIDLSKKTGAPIVYGPTAKTEFEAIVAEDNQIFKLGNVTIKVLYTPGHTLESSSYLLIDKHGIERALFSGDTLFLGDVGRPDLAQETERLTKEDLAGMLYDSLYEKILPLPDDIIVYPAHGSGSACGKNMQKETLDTLGNQKKTNYALNQKDKVSFIREVTDGLLPPPAYFGMNVMMNKKGYQCFDEVLARGLQKLSPEQFEKVAETSGALILDVRNNSTFVEGFIPQSVNIGLDGDFAPWVGALVRDVNQPILLVTGKGDEEETMTRLSRVGFDQVLGFLEGGFEAWKGAGKEIDSVNRISAEEFEKEIKGRNIKVIDIRRESEYHAEHIEEAFNKPLAYINEWMSQLNPDEHFYMHCGSGYRSTIAASILQARGYRNFTEIKGGFKAIVFTGIPKSDFVCQTKIFK, encoded by the coding sequence ATGAAAATAGAACAGATTTATACGGGATGTTTGGCGCAGGGAGCATATTACATCAGTTCAGGAGGAGAGGCCGCAATTATTGATCCTTTACGGGAAACGGCTCCTTATCTCGAAAAATTGGAAAAAGACGGACTCACATTAAAATATATCTTTGAAACCCATTTTCACGCTGATTTCGTAAGCGGACATATCGATTTAAGCAAAAAAACAGGAGCTCCGATTGTATATGGGCCAACAGCCAAAACCGAATTTGAAGCCATCGTAGCAGAAGATAATCAGATATTCAAATTAGGAAATGTTACGATAAAAGTTCTTTATACTCCCGGACATACGCTGGAAAGTTCTTCTTATCTGCTGATTGATAAGCATGGAATTGAAAGAGCTCTTTTCAGTGGAGATACTTTATTTCTTGGTGATGTAGGACGCCCGGATCTTGCCCAGGAGACAGAACGTCTGACAAAAGAAGATCTGGCAGGAATGCTTTATGACAGTTTATATGAAAAAATTCTGCCTCTACCTGATGATATTATCGTATATCCGGCTCATGGCTCAGGTTCTGCCTGTGGAAAGAATATGCAGAAGGAGACTCTTGATACCCTGGGAAATCAAAAGAAAACAAATTATGCACTCAATCAGAAAGATAAAGTAAGTTTCATAAGAGAGGTAACAGACGGACTTTTACCTCCACCTGCTTATTTCGGAATGAATGTAATGATGAATAAAAAAGGGTATCAGTGCTTCGATGAAGTATTAGCAAGAGGTTTGCAGAAGCTCAGCCCTGAACAGTTTGAAAAGGTTGCGGAAACTTCCGGAGCATTAATTCTGGATGTAAGAAACAACAGTACCTTTGTTGAAGGTTTTATCCCACAATCTGTAAATATAGGTTTGGATGGTGATTTTGCCCCGTGGGTTGGAGCTTTAGTTAGAGATGTGAATCAACCGATTCTTTTAGTGACCGGAAAAGGAGATGAAGAAGAGACCATGACCAGATTAAGCAGAGTAGGATTCGATCAGGTTTTAGGATTTCTGGAAGGAGGTTTTGAAGCATGGAAAGGTGCCGGAAAAGAGATTGATTCAGTGAACAGGATTTCTGCAGAAGAATTTGAAAAGGAAATAAAAGGTAGAAATATAAAAGTAATAGACATCAGAAGAGAAAGTGAATACCATGCAGAGCATATTGAGGAAGCATTCAATAAGCCCTTAGCTTATATCAATGAATGGATGTCTCAGCTGAATCCTGATGAACATTTTTATATGCATTGTGGCAGTGGCTATAGAAGTACCATAGCCGCAAGTATCCTTCAGGCGAGAGGTTACAGGAATTTTACAGAAATTAAAGGAGGTTTTAAAGCCATTGTTTTCACAGGTATTCCCAAAAGCGATTTTGTTTGTCAAACTAAAATTTTTAAATAA
- a CDS encoding CoA transferase subunit B: protein MLTKEQIAKRISKELKDRYYVNLGIGIPTLVANYVPEGISVEFQSENGVLGMGPFPFEGEEDADIINAGKQTITILPGGSFFDSAFSFGMIRGQKVDLTILGAMEVSEKGDIANWKIPGKMVKGMGGAMDLVASAENIIVAMMHVNKAGESKILKKCTLPLTGVNCVKRVVTELAVLDVTPEGFKLVERAPGVSVEHIINSTEADLIIEGEIPEMQF from the coding sequence ATGCTTACAAAAGAACAAATTGCCAAAAGAATTTCAAAAGAACTGAAAGATCGTTATTATGTAAACCTGGGAATCGGTATTCCTACTTTGGTTGCCAATTATGTACCGGAAGGTATCTCCGTAGAATTCCAAAGTGAAAACGGAGTCCTTGGAATGGGACCTTTTCCTTTCGAAGGAGAAGAAGATGCAGATATCATTAATGCAGGAAAACAAACGATTACCATTCTGCCCGGAGGATCATTTTTTGATTCAGCATTCAGCTTTGGGATGATTCGCGGACAAAAGGTAGACCTTACCATCCTTGGCGCCATGGAAGTTTCAGAAAAGGGAGATATTGCCAACTGGAAAATTCCAGGAAAAATGGTGAAAGGAATGGGAGGAGCAATGGATCTGGTAGCTTCTGCGGAAAATATTATCGTTGCCATGATGCATGTAAATAAAGCAGGAGAAAGTAAAATTCTTAAAAAATGTACCCTTCCGCTTACAGGCGTCAATTGTGTAAAAAGAGTGGTTACTGAATTAGCGGTATTGGATGTTACTCCGGAAGGATTCAAATTGGTGGAAAGAGCACCGGGAGTTTCGGTTGAACATATCATCAACTCTACAGAAGCAGATCTGATCATTGAAGGTGAAATTCCTGAAATGCAATTTTAA
- a CDS encoding TolC family protein, which translates to MFKKIIISGIFFISLNSCIGYKEPSKETTDQLKEKSKITAHIEIPDDWIFDRNANARSLSYDWVSDLKTPQLETLINEGMLYNADLIIAKEKLNQIELAMEIAGSNLYPSINAIANTSNNLVSDAQIRRLAVKANWEIDLWGKNKSAQMAGTSEYFSSKYQNILLHQSIAAMIAKAYYLNIAGNIQEDKIESYIRQSKELERLYTIQKKVGTANALDVSNITAEITYLEGYLEKVKNANIQSRRSLELLTGKYPEGKLATQNFFAPVKNDIPESFPLPLLENRSDIQAYHFQIEKAFYEVQQAKAARLPSLNISSSLGTAGSNVESINSLFSNPLLKVGGGLVSPLFNNGKLKKNVEIKNSQQKQVIEEYSKAVLNALNEVESSSSNLHSIEKQITYNRKAIDELQNNINLTQKQIKVGTSNSFVLIRKQRDLLKNEMNLINLELQDRMERINLYMALGAQNFIFS; encoded by the coding sequence ATGTTTAAAAAAATAATAATATCCGGAATCTTTTTCATTAGCTTAAATTCCTGTATAGGCTATAAAGAGCCTAGTAAAGAAACGACAGATCAGCTTAAAGAGAAAAGTAAAATCACAGCTCATATAGAGATTCCTGATGACTGGATATTTGACCGAAATGCCAATGCAAGGTCTTTATCCTATGATTGGGTTTCAGATCTTAAAACACCCCAGCTTGAAACATTGATTAATGAGGGAATGTTGTATAATGCAGACCTTATTATTGCCAAGGAAAAACTTAATCAAATTGAACTGGCCATGGAAATTGCTGGAAGCAACCTCTATCCAAGCATCAATGCTATAGCCAATACTTCCAATAATTTGGTAAGTGACGCTCAAATCCGCAGACTTGCCGTAAAGGCCAACTGGGAGATTGATTTATGGGGTAAAAATAAATCGGCACAGATGGCCGGTACAAGTGAGTATTTTTCTTCCAAATATCAAAATATCCTCCTGCATCAGTCTATAGCTGCTATGATTGCTAAAGCCTATTATCTGAATATCGCAGGTAATATTCAGGAAGATAAAATTGAAAGTTATATCCGGCAATCAAAAGAGCTGGAAAGACTATATACCATTCAGAAAAAAGTAGGAACTGCCAATGCATTAGATGTATCCAATATTACTGCGGAGATTACTTATCTTGAGGGATATCTGGAAAAAGTAAAAAATGCAAATATCCAATCCAGAAGGTCACTGGAACTACTTACAGGAAAATACCCTGAAGGAAAACTGGCCACACAGAATTTCTTCGCTCCTGTAAAAAATGATATTCCTGAATCTTTTCCTTTACCGCTGTTAGAGAACAGATCAGACATACAGGCGTATCATTTTCAGATAGAAAAGGCTTTTTATGAAGTACAACAGGCTAAGGCAGCTAGGCTTCCTTCATTGAATATAAGTTCTTCCCTGGGAACAGCCGGCAGTAATGTAGAGTCTATTAATTCTCTATTTTCAAATCCTTTATTAAAAGTAGGTGGTGGATTGGTTTCTCCGTTATTTAATAATGGAAAACTGAAAAAAAATGTTGAAATAAAAAATTCTCAGCAAAAACAGGTCATTGAAGAATATTCAAAGGCGGTTCTGAATGCGTTGAATGAAGTTGAGTCATCATCGTCCAATCTCCATTCTATCGAGAAACAAATTACTTATAACCGTAAGGCTATAGATGAGCTGCAAAATAATATCAATCTTACTCAAAAGCAAATTAAAGTAGGTACAAGCAACAGTTTTGTCCTGATCCGAAAGCAAAGGGATCTTCTGAAAAATGAAATGAACCTTATCAATCTCGAACTTCAGGACAGAATGGAACGCATTAATCTTTACATGGCTTTAGGAGCACAAAACTTCATTTTTTCATAA
- a CDS encoding sulfite exporter TauE/SafE family protein produces the protein MEILGYTASVLIGISLGLIGGGGSILTVPVLVYLFGLDALLATEYSLFIVGVSSIVGSFSYFKKGLVDFKIALIFGVPSVISIFLTRIYLLPFIPDTIITIHDFTITRSVFLLLLFAGLMILASYKMIRIQAPSEVEQEGNKTLWAMVQGAVVGILTGLVGAGGGFMIIPALVNLLKVSMKIAIGTSLVLISLNSLIGFFSSVNGTKINWNILISITAIAIIGILIGSQLSKKIDGRKLKPAFGWFILIMGIYIITKETHWIF, from the coding sequence ATGGAAATTTTAGGATATACAGCATCAGTGTTAATAGGTATTTCACTTGGTTTAATAGGTGGTGGCGGCAGTATTCTTACGGTACCGGTTCTTGTTTATCTTTTCGGGTTGGATGCTTTGCTTGCCACGGAATATTCCCTTTTTATTGTTGGGGTAAGCAGTATTGTAGGTTCTTTTTCTTATTTTAAAAAAGGATTGGTTGATTTTAAAATTGCTTTGATTTTTGGAGTTCCTTCTGTTATTTCAATTTTTCTAACAAGAATCTATCTCTTACCTTTCATACCCGATACTATCATTACCATTCATGATTTTACCATAACCAGAAGTGTGTTTTTACTTTTACTTTTTGCAGGTTTAATGATTTTGGCCTCCTATAAAATGATCAGAATTCAGGCCCCTTCAGAGGTTGAGCAGGAAGGAAATAAGACTTTATGGGCAATGGTACAAGGAGCTGTTGTTGGCATTTTAACAGGGTTAGTAGGAGCAGGAGGAGGTTTTATGATCATCCCGGCATTAGTCAATTTGTTGAAAGTTTCCATGAAAATAGCAATAGGAACTTCATTAGTGCTTATTTCTTTAAATTCTCTGATCGGATTTTTTTCATCCGTCAACGGTACAAAAATAAACTGGAATATACTGATATCCATTACGGCCATTGCCATCATAGGAATTCTGATAGGCTCTCAATTGTCAAAGAAAATTGATGGTAGAAAATTGAAGCCTGCATTTGGATGGTTTATTTTAATAATGGGAATTTATATTATTACCAAAGAAACACATTGGATATTTTAA
- a CDS encoding serine hydrolase domain-containing protein has product MRKILFIFSSILLILISCKGKSETDIVLDFHKKGKLNGNVLIIKEGKVICDTALGFKNFEEKIPLTKETPFCIASITKPFTAVGIMLLQQEHLLSYDDKASHYIPELPAYSQNVTIRQLLTHTSGLADYENILNLNRKITNDDVLSFLKKQPGLRFSSASRFEYSNSAYIILGRIIETLSGQTYSEFMKNKIFTPLKMQHSFVYDIKTIPPTSRAKGYDANKKPDDYDLLTTGDGSIYSTTWDLYKFDQALRKHQLLNKTNSKLIYELPVLKNGKFSEYAFGWYVSDNSAMHTGGVNGFRCIFWRNLNSNTCIIALTNQGDAFPVYKFLDAEKKALLRNP; this is encoded by the coding sequence ATGAGGAAAATATTATTTATTTTCAGTTCTATTCTGTTAATCCTTATTTCCTGCAAAGGAAAATCTGAAACAGATATTGTGCTTGATTTTCACAAAAAAGGTAAGCTCAACGGCAATGTTCTTATTATTAAAGAAGGAAAAGTAATTTGTGATACAGCTTTAGGATTTAAAAACTTTGAAGAAAAAATTCCTTTAACAAAAGAAACTCCATTTTGTATTGCTTCTATTACTAAACCTTTTACTGCAGTAGGAATTATGTTGCTGCAACAGGAGCATTTATTGTCGTATGATGATAAAGCAAGCCATTACATTCCCGAACTTCCTGCTTATTCCCAAAATGTTACCATAAGGCAATTGCTAACCCATACTTCCGGTTTGGCAGATTACGAAAATATTTTGAATTTAAATCGCAAAATAACCAATGATGACGTCCTGAGCTTTTTAAAAAAGCAACCCGGATTAAGGTTTTCATCCGCAAGCAGGTTCGAATACAGCAACAGTGCTTACATTATTCTGGGACGTATTATAGAAACATTGTCGGGGCAAACGTATAGTGAGTTTATGAAGAATAAAATATTTACGCCTTTAAAAATGCAACATTCATTTGTGTACGATATCAAGACAATTCCTCCGACTTCCAGGGCTAAAGGTTATGATGCAAATAAAAAACCCGATGATTATGACCTGCTGACAACCGGTGACGGCAGTATCTATTCTACAACATGGGATCTCTATAAATTTGATCAGGCCTTAAGAAAACACCAGCTATTAAACAAAACCAATTCTAAACTTATATATGAACTGCCTGTTTTAAAGAATGGTAAATTCAGTGAATATGCCTTTGGGTGGTATGTTTCTGACAACTCCGCTATGCATACGGGAGGCGTGAACGGTTTCAGATGCATCTTCTGGAGAAATTTAAACAGCAATACCTGTATTATTGCATTAACCAACCAAGGTGACGCTTTCCCGGTATATAAATTTCTGGATGCTGAAAAGAAAGCGTTACTGAGAAATCCATAA
- a CDS encoding DUF6691 family protein, translated as MIKEQNSLYHDEVITTESIVKDKWYSQSKYLAAGIIFGIIFVKAEVISWFRIQEMFRLQSFHMYGIIGSAVLVGIVSVWLIKKFNIKTIHGEPISIAPKKFNRGQIYGGLIFGFGWAITGACPGPLFAQIGTGALAVSVTLLSAVAGTWVYGYLRDKLPH; from the coding sequence ATGATAAAAGAACAAAATAGCCTGTATCACGATGAGGTTATTACAACAGAAAGTATCGTGAAGGATAAGTGGTATTCTCAGTCGAAGTACCTTGCAGCCGGAATTATATTTGGAATCATTTTCGTGAAAGCAGAAGTGATCAGCTGGTTCCGGATACAGGAAATGTTCCGTTTACAATCTTTTCATATGTATGGAATCATTGGAAGTGCTGTGTTGGTGGGAATAGTTTCGGTGTGGCTGATCAAAAAGTTTAATATTAAAACAATTCATGGCGAGCCCATTAGTATTGCTCCTAAAAAGTTTAACAGAGGCCAGATTTATGGTGGGCTGATCTTCGGTTTTGGCTGGGCCATTACCGGAGCCTGTCCCGGACCACTTTTTGCACAAATCGGAACCGGTGCGCTTGCAGTGTCCGTTACGCTGTTGAGTGCTGTCGCAGGAACGTGGGTATACGGATATTTGAGAGATAAATTACCACATTAA
- a CDS encoding glycoside hydrolase family 20 protein — translation MVRTVLALFLMLSNVVFSQNREKLIPYPQNLQTKDGNFIIPDVLKLNNDLPKNETEYLKKRLNSIVKFQDSKKSEAQLVYVKLPKAPAGKEEFYSLDISPNQIQIQSYTPQGYFLALQTLIQLFEEHQSDRKIPALKIEDQPKFAWRGMHLDVCRHFFTVDEVKQYIDYLAMYKLNTFHWHLTDDQGWRIEIKKYPKLTQIGSKRKESMIGAYADNTFDGKPYGPYFYTQEQIKEVIQYAQDRHITIVPEIEMPGHALAALSAYPELACSKGPFEAATKWGVFDDVFCPKDETFKFLENVLSEVIQLFPSQYIHIGGDECPKTRWKECAHCQELIKKNNLKDEHGLQSYFIQRIEKYVNSKGRKIIGWDEILEGGLAPNAAVMSWTGVNGGIEAAKAKHFAVMTPGAYCYFDHYQGDPQSEPNAFGGFTPLDKVYSYNPIPAELTQEQAKYILGVQANLWTEYIDNFKQVQYMIFPRLMALSEVGWGTSDPKNYKEFENRVISQFKVLDKMGVNYAKSIYNVSGKVVPGNNGITYELSTSQNSNGIRYTVDGSEPTINSKTYQGSISIPKSMTVKSAYFDNGQLKSSVSSQQFTISKTTGKKISLENQPSENYSFGGAVTLVDGIIGNSRQLGKTWLGFNGKDVVATIDFGQKTNFSGVYFNTLENKGSWIHLAKSAKIFISDDNKNFKMIKEIGKEEIQNAKGKIQVNVGKQSAKYIKLIIENAGIIPAGNPGADSKAWLFVDEIGVN, via the coding sequence ATGGTACGAACAGTTTTAGCTCTTTTTTTAATGCTTTCAAATGTTGTTTTTTCTCAGAATAGGGAAAAATTAATCCCTTATCCTCAAAATCTACAGACAAAAGATGGAAATTTTATTATTCCTGATGTTTTAAAGTTAAATAATGATTTACCTAAAAATGAAACGGAATATTTAAAAAAGCGTCTCAACTCAATTGTAAAATTTCAGGATTCTAAGAAATCAGAGGCACAATTGGTGTACGTGAAGCTTCCTAAAGCTCCGGCCGGAAAGGAAGAATTTTATAGTCTTGATATTTCTCCCAATCAGATTCAGATACAATCTTATACGCCGCAAGGTTATTTTCTGGCGCTTCAGACGTTGATTCAATTATTTGAAGAACACCAGTCGGATAGAAAAATTCCTGCCTTGAAAATTGAAGATCAACCAAAATTTGCATGGCGCGGAATGCATCTGGATGTTTGCCGTCATTTTTTCACAGTTGATGAGGTGAAGCAGTATATCGACTATTTGGCAATGTATAAGCTGAATACGTTTCATTGGCATTTGACAGACGATCAGGGATGGAGAATTGAAATTAAAAAATATCCGAAGCTCACTCAGATCGGTTCAAAACGCAAAGAATCCATGATAGGGGCTTATGCTGATAACACCTTTGACGGAAAGCCCTATGGTCCTTACTTTTATACTCAGGAGCAAATCAAAGAGGTAATACAATATGCTCAGGACAGACATATAACTATAGTTCCTGAAATAGAAATGCCGGGACATGCGTTGGCTGCATTGTCAGCTTATCCTGAATTGGCATGTAGTAAAGGTCCTTTTGAAGCGGCTACAAAATGGGGCGTTTTTGATGATGTTTTTTGTCCTAAAGATGAAACATTTAAGTTCCTGGAAAATGTTCTGAGTGAAGTCATACAGCTGTTTCCTTCCCAGTATATTCATATCGGGGGTGATGAATGCCCGAAAACAAGATGGAAAGAATGTGCACATTGCCAGGAATTAATAAAGAAAAACAATTTGAAGGACGAACATGGTTTGCAAAGCTATTTTATCCAGAGAATTGAAAAATATGTCAATAGTAAAGGTCGGAAAATTATCGGTTGGGATGAAATCTTAGAAGGTGGATTAGCTCCCAATGCTGCCGTAATGAGCTGGACAGGGGTGAACGGAGGTATTGAAGCTGCAAAAGCAAAACATTTTGCGGTAATGACTCCTGGAGCATACTGTTATTTTGACCATTATCAGGGAGATCCGCAATCAGAACCTAATGCTTTTGGAGGTTTTACACCATTAGATAAAGTTTATTCCTACAATCCGATTCCTGCTGAATTAACTCAGGAGCAGGCAAAATACATCTTAGGGGTACAGGCCAACTTGTGGACTGAGTATATTGATAATTTTAAACAGGTTCAATATATGATATTTCCAAGGTTAATGGCACTTTCAGAAGTAGGATGGGGAACATCGGATCCTAAAAACTATAAAGAGTTTGAAAACAGAGTGATCAGCCAGTTCAAAGTGTTAGATAAAATGGGAGTGAATTATGCTAAAAGTATTTACAATGTTTCAGGAAAAGTAGTACCGGGCAATAATGGCATTACATATGAGCTGTCGACTTCACAAAACTCAAACGGTATCAGATATACGGTTGATGGATCAGAACCAACGATCAATTCAAAAACATATCAGGGTTCTATTTCAATTCCCAAGTCGATGACTGTGAAATCAGCTTATTTTGACAACGGCCAGTTGAAAAGTTCAGTTTCTTCCCAGCAATTTACCATATCAAAAACAACCGGTAAAAAAATAAGTCTTGAAAATCAGCCAAGCGAAAATTATTCATTTGGTGGTGCTGTAACTTTAGTGGATGGGATTATTGGAAATTCCAGACAATTGGGAAAAACATGGCTTGGTTTTAACGGAAAAGATGTTGTGGCAACTATAGACTTCGGACAAAAAACAAATTTTTCAGGGGTTTATTTTAACACCCTTGAAAATAAAGGAAGCTGGATTCACCTTGCCAAATCGGCGAAGATCTTTATTTCCGATGATAATAAAAATTTTAAAATGATTAAAGAAATCGGAAAAGAAGAAATTCAGAATGCTAAAGGAAAAATACAGGTAAATGTTGGGAAACAAAGCGCAAAATATATTAAGCTTATCATAGAAAATGCAGGCATAATCCCTGCCGGAAATCCGGGAGCAGATTCTAAAGCATGGCTTTTTGTTGATGAAATTGGCGTAAATTAG
- a CDS encoding Crp/Fnr family transcriptional regulator: protein MPDTILSSEFSSSPELVEKLYQYGITKNYQEGDIILDENASIRSIPIVMKGMIKVIRTEEDGREILLYYIKAGESCIMSFLGGMHNEKSIVKAEVEEDAEILFLPVDKVSLFIKEHPEWLDYIFKLYHKRFEELLDMINAIAFKKVDERLLNLLQKKSELTESDTIQTTHEQLANELGTARVVVSRLLKQLEEEGKLKLGRNKILLLRTLNS from the coding sequence ATGCCGGATACCATACTTTCTTCAGAATTTTCTTCTTCACCTGAGCTTGTTGAAAAGTTATATCAATATGGAATAACAAAAAACTACCAGGAAGGTGATATTATTTTAGATGAAAATGCTTCTATTCGCTCAATTCCCATTGTGATGAAAGGAATGATCAAAGTGATCAGAACAGAAGAGGATGGAAGAGAAATCCTGCTGTACTACATTAAAGCGGGAGAAAGCTGTATCATGTCTTTCCTGGGAGGAATGCACAATGAGAAAAGTATCGTAAAAGCCGAAGTAGAAGAGGATGCAGAGATACTTTTTCTTCCCGTAGATAAGGTTTCTTTATTCATCAAAGAACATCCGGAATGGCTGGATTATATTTTCAAACTTTATCATAAGCGTTTTGAAGAACTTCTGGATATGATCAATGCCATAGCTTTCAAAAAAGTAGACGAAAGACTTTTGAATCTGCTTCAGAAGAAATCCGAACTGACAGAATCAGATACCATACAGACAACTCATGAGCAGCTTGCTAACGAATTAGGAACCGCAAGAGTAGTGGTTTCCCGACTCCTTAAGCAGCTTGAAGAAGAAGGAAAACTGAAGTTGGGAAGAAATAAAATACTTCTTCTGAGAACGCTCAATTCATAA
- a CDS encoding YeeE/YedE family protein, whose protein sequence is MLEIIKEPWPWYVAGPLIGLTVPALLLMGNKSFGISSSLRHICAACVPANINFFKYDWKKESWNLFFVLGIFFGGMISTQFLTSSSEIAINPNLKEELASYGITDYSNLVPAQLMNFESIFTLRGFIIMVIGGFLVGFGTRYAGGCTSGHAIMGLSNLQWPSLVATISFMVGGFLMANLILPVILSL, encoded by the coding sequence ATGTTGGAGATAATAAAAGAACCGTGGCCCTGGTATGTTGCAGGCCCGTTGATAGGATTGACTGTTCCCGCACTATTATTGATGGGAAATAAATCTTTTGGAATAAGTTCCTCGCTGAGGCATATATGTGCAGCTTGTGTACCAGCCAATATCAATTTTTTTAAATATGACTGGAAAAAAGAATCCTGGAATTTATTTTTTGTACTGGGAATTTTTTTCGGCGGAATGATCAGTACCCAATTTTTAACCAGTTCATCAGAAATTGCTATTAATCCTAACTTAAAAGAAGAACTGGCTTCATACGGAATTACCGATTACAGCAATCTTGTGCCGGCACAACTGATGAATTTTGAAAGTATTTTTACATTACGAGGTTTTATCATCATGGTCATCGGTGGATTTTTGGTAGGTTTTGGAACACGTTACGCCGGTGGATGTACCAGTGGCCATGCGATCATGGGGCTTTCCAATTTGCAGTGGCCTTCTCTTGTAGCAACGATCAGCTTTATGGTCGGAGGTTTTTTGATGGCTAATCTTATCTTACCTGTTATTCTTTCTCTTTAA
- a CDS encoding DUF4197 domain-containing protein: MKKSILLAAGLLFSISTQAQLLDILKSTVKNKTGVDLDNPVKTKGTTTATTTNPSTSSGISTTGSNTSPVNLGSLTSTQISSGLKEALNLGVTDGVKKLALTDGFLKNEAVKILMPEKLRKIDTTLRSIGMGSLADEGVKLLNRAAEDAVTEAAPIFTNAITSMTITDAKNILLGTDNAATNYLQTKTQSQLFTAFQPKVKASLGKVGADTVWKNLISKYNTFTGQSVTTDLNEYVTTETINGVFKMVAQKESGIRNTPAMRTTSILQKVFGAQDNK, translated from the coding sequence ATGAAAAAAAGCATTTTACTAGCAGCCGGATTATTGTTTTCAATCTCAACACAGGCACAACTCCTGGACATCTTAAAGTCTACAGTTAAAAATAAAACAGGTGTTGATCTTGATAATCCCGTAAAAACAAAAGGTACCACAACTGCAACTACCACCAACCCTTCAACCTCCTCAGGAATTTCTACAACCGGTTCTAATACTTCTCCTGTTAATCTGGGAAGTCTTACTTCAACACAGATTTCATCAGGATTAAAGGAAGCTTTAAATCTTGGAGTGACTGACGGCGTAAAAAAACTGGCCTTAACAGATGGCTTTCTGAAAAATGAAGCGGTAAAGATTTTAATGCCTGAAAAACTAAGAAAAATCGATACAACATTACGTTCTATCGGTATGGGAAGTCTTGCTGATGAAGGAGTAAAATTACTAAACAGAGCTGCTGAAGATGCTGTAACGGAGGCTGCTCCAATTTTTACCAACGCTATTACTTCCATGACCATAACTGATGCTAAAAACATCTTATTAGGAACTGATAACGCAGCAACCAATTATTTACAAACCAAAACCCAGAGCCAGTTATTCACCGCTTTCCAGCCAAAAGTAAAAGCTTCGCTAGGTAAAGTAGGTGCCGATACCGTATGGAAAAATCTGATCTCAAAATACAATACGTTTACAGGGCAATCGGTAACCACTGACCTTAACGAATATGTAACTACAGAAACCATCAACGGGGTTTTTAAAATGGTTGCCCAGAAAGAAAGTGGCATCAGAAATACGCCTGCTATGAGAACGACAAGCATTTTACAGAAGGTTTTTGGAGCGCAGGATAATAAGTAA